One genomic region from uncultured Cohaesibacter sp. encodes:
- a CDS encoding response regulator, giving the protein MGKLTGQENMEPAMIDHSEGSGSIKWLLLLAFVLVGVAVALVVFKGEIGGQIQLAFLSILAGLGILSLLGFAVGLIQLGNPAPAAHLTRQFVDSMNEGILVCDGKDRLVYANTEYARLTGAEDASAIRSIERSFAGEPDAAEAIYRLSEAVRSGRPALEEFRLFKAPSGGADDDEQETQARWFRIRVRKMRDIGVSGKVEDLFVWQVSDITRDRERQENIFQELQLAINYLDHAPAGFFSAEPDGRVIYMNATLADWLGYDLAQFEPRQLNLNELVPGDGTALLEAANSAPGMPKTEMIDLDLVKSNGQSLPVRLMHRVPMASDGTPGASRTLVLNRSPGEDISEELRVAEVRFARFFNNTPIAIAALTGDGRVLRTNAPFARMFKAEVPTEKGVQEGEGEEKTPSILNLVAEKDRENLTASIEMALKGQSNILPVECQLAEDKNRTVRFFLSGVEDSEGDDEQIIVYALETTEQRALEEQFSQSQKMQAVGQLAGGVAHDFNNVLTAIIGFSDLLLTSHRPSDPAFQDIMNIKQNANRAASLVRQLLAFSRRQTLRPQVLALGDVLADLSILLDRLLGEKVDLDLVHGRDLWPVKADLNQLEQVIVNLAVNARDAMPDGGHLTIQTRNMGKDEAEEMPYKQLEMADYVLLEVVDSGTGIPADIRDKIFEPFFSTKDVGKGTGLGLSTVYGIIKQTGGFIFLESEMGQGTTFRIFLPRYVEEAKATTIDAAATDDPEQQALEVAADEAGKEVVSEAPPAVTDLTGNATILLVEDEEAVRAFAARALASRGYQVYEAGSGAEALELIHEIDEPIDLVVSDVVMPEMDGPTMLGELRKIRPELKVIFMSGYAEEAFRKNLPDNEEFGFLPKPFSLKQLATKIKEMLDDA; this is encoded by the coding sequence ATGGGCAAGCTGACAGGTCAGGAAAACATGGAGCCGGCCATGATCGATCACAGTGAAGGATCTGGAAGTATCAAATGGCTGTTATTGCTTGCCTTTGTTCTTGTGGGTGTGGCAGTGGCCTTGGTCGTTTTCAAAGGCGAGATCGGTGGCCAGATCCAATTGGCGTTTTTGAGCATTCTGGCTGGTCTGGGGATTCTCTCCCTGCTGGGCTTTGCCGTTGGGCTGATCCAACTGGGCAATCCGGCGCCAGCAGCGCATCTGACGCGACAATTTGTGGATAGTATGAATGAAGGCATCCTTGTTTGTGATGGCAAGGACAGGCTCGTTTATGCCAATACCGAATATGCTCGTCTGACGGGAGCGGAAGACGCTTCTGCCATTCGATCCATCGAACGCAGCTTTGCTGGCGAACCAGATGCGGCCGAGGCGATCTATCGTTTGTCCGAGGCCGTGCGCTCCGGTCGTCCGGCCCTTGAGGAGTTTCGCCTGTTCAAGGCGCCCAGCGGTGGGGCTGATGACGATGAACAAGAAACGCAGGCGCGCTGGTTTCGTATCCGAGTGCGCAAAATGCGGGATATCGGGGTCAGTGGCAAAGTTGAGGATCTCTTCGTCTGGCAGGTCAGCGACATCACGCGTGATCGCGAGCGGCAGGAAAATATCTTTCAGGAACTGCAGCTTGCCATCAATTATCTCGACCATGCTCCGGCAGGCTTCTTCTCGGCTGAGCCGGATGGACGCGTCATCTATATGAACGCTACGCTGGCAGATTGGCTGGGCTATGATCTGGCGCAGTTCGAGCCTCGGCAATTGAACCTCAATGAGTTGGTCCCCGGAGACGGAACAGCCCTTCTGGAAGCGGCCAACAGCGCGCCGGGAATGCCAAAAACCGAGATGATCGATCTGGATCTGGTCAAGAGCAACGGCCAGAGCTTGCCGGTGCGTCTGATGCATCGCGTGCCGATGGCTTCTGACGGAACGCCGGGGGCTTCTCGTACGCTGGTGCTGAACAGAAGCCCGGGCGAGGATATTTCCGAAGAGTTGCGGGTTGCCGAGGTGCGCTTTGCCCGCTTCTTCAACAACACCCCGATCGCCATTGCCGCGTTGACGGGCGACGGCCGCGTATTGCGCACCAATGCGCCTTTTGCACGCATGTTCAAGGCTGAAGTGCCCACTGAAAAAGGTGTGCAGGAGGGAGAGGGCGAAGAAAAGACGCCGTCTATCCTCAATCTGGTTGCTGAGAAAGACCGCGAGAATCTGACCGCATCGATCGAAATGGCTCTTAAAGGCCAGAGCAATATTCTGCCGGTGGAATGCCAACTTGCCGAAGACAAGAATCGCACAGTGCGTTTCTTCCTTTCCGGTGTGGAAGACAGCGAAGGGGATGATGAGCAGATCATTGTCTATGCGCTTGAAACCACAGAACAGCGTGCTCTTGAGGAGCAATTCTCCCAGAGCCAGAAAATGCAGGCCGTTGGCCAGCTGGCCGGTGGTGTTGCCCATGACTTCAACAATGTACTGACCGCAATTATCGGCTTCTCCGATCTGTTGCTGACCAGCCATCGTCCGAGTGATCCGGCCTTCCAGGACATCATGAATATCAAGCAGAATGCCAACCGCGCCGCATCACTTGTGCGGCAGCTTCTGGCCTTCTCACGCCGCCAGACCTTGCGCCCGCAGGTGCTTGCGCTGGGGGATGTTCTGGCTGATCTCTCAATCCTGCTGGATCGCCTGCTCGGCGAAAAGGTCGATCTGGATCTGGTGCATGGGCGTGATCTCTGGCCGGTCAAGGCAGACCTCAACCAGCTTGAGCAGGTGATTGTCAACCTGGCGGTGAATGCGCGCGATGCCATGCCGGATGGGGGACATCTGACCATTCAGACGCGCAATATGGGCAAGGACGAAGCCGAGGAAATGCCCTACAAACAGCTGGAAATGGCTGATTATGTGCTGCTGGAAGTGGTCGATAGTGGCACGGGCATTCCCGCCGATATTCGCGACAAGATTTTCGAGCCCTTCTTCTCCACCAAGGATGTGGGCAAGGGGACAGGCCTTGGCTTGTCGACCGTTTATGGCATTATCAAGCAGACCGGTGGCTTTATTTTCCTTGAGAGTGAGATGGGGCAGGGCACGACCTTCCGCATCTTCCTGCCGCGTTATGTGGAAGAGGCCAAGGCGACAACCATTGATGCGGCGGCAACCGATGATCCCGAGCAGCAGGCACTTGAAGTGGCTGCCGACGAAGCGGGCAAGGAAGTCGTCAGCGAGGCTCCTCCTGCTGTAACCGATCTGACTGGTAACGCTACGATTCTGCTGGTGGAAGACGAAGAGGCTGTGCGTGCCTTTGCCGCTCGTGCTCTGGCCTCGCGTGGCTATCAGGTTTATGAAGCCGGGTCAGGGGCCGAAGCGCTCGAATTGATCCATGAAATCGATGAACCGATTGATCTGGTGGTATCCGATGTCGTCATGCCCGAGATGGACGGGCCGACCATGCTGGGCGAGTTGCGTAAGATCAGACCTGAGCTGAAGGTCATCTTCATGTCCGGTTACGCTGAGGAAGCCTTCCGCAAGAATTTGCCGGATAACGAAGAATTCGGTTTCCTGCCCAAGCCTTTCTCCTTGAAGCAGCTGGCTACCAAGATCAAGGAAATGCTCGACGACGCGTAA
- the flhB gene encoding flagellar biosynthesis protein FlhB yields MADENDDSEKSEEPTQKRLDDAIKKGDVAKSQEVSAWFSMMGTGLVIAVLGGYIAKGVTNNLKGFIEHSWDLSINGSLLAQLWAKVSYSMLGILILPMLALVTVAVIGNLIQHRFVFTTEPITPKLSKVSPASGFKRLFSKESLVNFAKGLVKLGVVGALFWFLLYPERDKLDVVIGLEPLALLPLVQSLAIKLIFGVILFMAVVAGIDYLYQRNRWHEKQKMTLREVKEEYKQQEGDPMVKAKLRQVRMERSRKRMMAAVPEASVILTNPTHYSVALKYVAGSMPAPVCVAKGVDDTAMRIREIAREHDIPIIQNPPLARALYATVEIDDEVPEEHYKAVAEVITYIMKLKNRSSWSSRN; encoded by the coding sequence ATGGCCGATGAAAATGACGACTCAGAAAAGTCGGAAGAGCCCACGCAAAAGCGTCTTGATGACGCGATAAAGAAAGGCGATGTGGCCAAGAGTCAGGAAGTATCCGCCTGGTTCTCCATGATGGGGACCGGATTGGTGATTGCTGTGCTTGGTGGCTATATTGCCAAGGGTGTTACCAACAATCTGAAAGGGTTCATCGAGCATTCTTGGGATTTGTCGATCAATGGCTCGCTGCTGGCTCAGCTCTGGGCCAAGGTGAGCTACTCCATGCTCGGCATTCTCATTCTGCCCATGCTGGCGCTCGTGACTGTGGCCGTGATCGGCAATCTCATTCAACACAGATTCGTCTTTACCACCGAACCGATCACACCAAAGCTTTCCAAAGTAAGCCCAGCCAGTGGCTTCAAGCGGCTCTTTTCCAAAGAGAGTCTCGTCAATTTTGCCAAGGGGTTGGTCAAACTCGGGGTTGTCGGCGCTTTGTTTTGGTTTCTGCTATATCCAGAGCGTGACAAGCTGGATGTGGTAATCGGGCTAGAGCCGCTCGCGCTGTTGCCGCTGGTGCAGAGCCTAGCCATCAAGCTGATTTTCGGGGTGATCCTGTTCATGGCGGTGGTCGCTGGTATCGACTATCTCTATCAGCGCAATCGCTGGCATGAGAAACAGAAGATGACCTTGCGTGAGGTCAAAGAGGAATACAAGCAGCAGGAAGGTGACCCGATGGTCAAGGCCAAACTGCGGCAGGTGCGCATGGAGCGCAGTCGCAAGCGCATGATGGCTGCTGTGCCTGAGGCATCCGTGATCCTCACCAACCCGACCCACTATTCTGTGGCCCTGAAATATGTTGCTGGCTCCATGCCAGCGCCAGTGTGTGTTGCCAAAGGGGTGGATGATACCGCGATGCGCATTCGAGAGATTGCTCGCGAGCATGACATCCCGATTATCCAGAATCCGCCTTTGGCGCGCGCGCTCTATGCCACCGTGGAAATCGATGATGAAGTTCCTGAAGAACACTATAAAGCTGTTGCTGAAGTGATCACCTACATCATGAAACTGAAAAATCGGTCAAGTTGGTCTAGCCGCAACTGA
- the fliR gene encoding flagellar biosynthetic protein FliR: MLIDILPQTAYIFVLIFARIGTLFMLLPAFSEKAVSVRLRLVIALMTCLVLYPMVSGNYGAVPGTLVGILVAMGREMIVAALIGLSVKLVMAALQIAATTIAFQMGLSFAMGSDPSSGQQTVQIGTFLSMLAVTMIFITNLHYLMIAAMYDSYQLFPVNQPIPIGDIAQYATDILAQSFIIGIKLSSPFIVYGLIFQFALGVLSRLMPQLQVYFLAMPANIFVGLLLLMVLLVTMMTWYLGHIEEVLGNFIVR, from the coding sequence ATGCTCATCGATATCCTTCCTCAAACGGCGTATATCTTCGTTCTGATCTTTGCCCGGATCGGAACCTTGTTCATGTTGCTGCCTGCTTTTTCAGAAAAAGCTGTTTCTGTAAGGTTGAGACTGGTGATCGCCTTGATGACCTGTCTGGTACTCTATCCGATGGTTTCCGGCAATTACGGAGCGGTTCCCGGCACGCTTGTCGGCATTCTTGTTGCCATGGGGCGTGAGATGATTGTCGCCGCCCTGATCGGGCTCTCGGTCAAGCTGGTGATGGCTGCGTTGCAGATTGCAGCAACCACGATTGCGTTCCAGATGGGGTTGAGCTTCGCTATGGGGTCAGACCCGTCTTCAGGGCAGCAAACGGTGCAGATCGGCACTTTCCTGAGCATGCTTGCTGTCACTATGATCTTCATCACCAATCTGCATTACTTGATGATTGCCGCGATGTATGACAGCTATCAGTTGTTTCCGGTCAATCAGCCGATTCCGATTGGTGATATTGCCCAATATGCAACGGACATTCTCGCGCAGTCCTTTATTATCGGCATCAAGCTGTCATCGCCCTTTATCGTCTATGGGCTGATCTTTCAGTTTGCTCTGGGGGTGCTATCCAGACTGATGCCACAGTTGCAAGTGTATTTTCTGGCAATGCCTGCCAACATCTTTGTTGGCCTGTTGTTGCTGATGGTGCTGCTGGTCACCATGATGACTTGGTATTTGGGGCATATCGAAGAGGTGCTTGGTAATTTCATCGTTCGGTGA
- the fliQ gene encoding flagellar biosynthesis protein FliQ, translating to MTGPEVLDIAREGVWVLIKIAAPPMVVGLVIGVVIALFQALTQIQEMTLVFVPKIIAIFLTILITMPFFGATLSGYMRMLMERAISG from the coding sequence ATGACCGGTCCGGAAGTGCTCGATATTGCGCGTGAAGGCGTATGGGTGCTGATCAAGATTGCTGCGCCTCCCATGGTTGTGGGGTTGGTGATCGGTGTGGTCATTGCTCTTTTCCAGGCGTTGACGCAGATTCAGGAAATGACCTTGGTATTCGTGCCAAAGATCATTGCCATTTTTCTCACCATTCTCATAACGATGCCCTTTTTCGGGGCGACATTGAGCGGCTATATGCGGATGTTGATGGAGCGCGCCATTTCAGGCTGA
- a CDS encoding flagellar hook-basal body complex protein FliE, with amino-acid sequence MINTSLSAANAYNLAQQLTNQTNPDQSLQKAADAKPDFGAMVKDGVQGVLDKGDVAEKTTTSMVEGKADVVDVVTAVAETEVALETMVSIRDRVISSYESIMQMPI; translated from the coding sequence ATGATTAATACTTCCTTGAGTGCTGCGAACGCTTATAATCTAGCTCAGCAGCTTACGAATCAGACAAACCCCGACCAGTCACTGCAAAAGGCCGCCGATGCGAAACCCGATTTCGGGGCGATGGTCAAAGACGGTGTTCAGGGGGTGCTAGACAAGGGTGATGTTGCTGAGAAAACAACAACATCCATGGTTGAGGGCAAGGCTGATGTTGTCGATGTCGTAACTGCGGTTGCTGAAACCGAAGTGGCGTTGGAAACGATGGTATCCATTCGGGATCGTGTGATTTCCTCCTATGAGTCGATCATGCAGATGCCTATCTAA
- the flgC gene encoding flagellar basal body rod protein FlgC — translation MDFLKSIMIAASGLHAQSGRMRVISENIANSDSTSREPGGDPYRRQIPSFRSRFDKEVEANLVELGRVLPDQSDFRTQYDPGNPAANAEGYVKLPNVNSLMEVTDLQQAQRSYQANLNVITATRAMVTKTLDILKA, via the coding sequence ATGGATTTTCTGAAATCAATCATGATTGCAGCTTCCGGTCTGCATGCGCAAAGTGGCCGCATGCGTGTGATTTCGGAAAACATCGCCAACTCCGATTCTACGTCAAGGGAGCCTGGCGGCGATCCTTATCGACGCCAGATACCGTCCTTCCGCTCGCGATTCGACAAAGAGGTCGAGGCAAATCTTGTCGAATTGGGTCGCGTGCTCCCGGATCAATCGGATTTCCGAACGCAGTATGATCCAGGCAATCCGGCTGCCAATGCCGAAGGTTATGTGAAGCTTCCCAATGTGAATTCCCTGATGGAAGTGACGGATCTTCAACAGGCCCAGAGAAGCTATCAAGCGAACCTCAATGTCATTACCGCGACCCGTGCGATGGTCACCAAGACGCTTGATATTCTCAAGGCGTAA
- the flgB gene encoding flagellar basal body rod protein FlgB has product MLRSKMHWHQTRQRVLAENIANADSPQYSAKDLAPVNFDSVLNIPRESGLQTRKTNSHHLQGKAIFPDNKLIGEEVDGFEVTPSGNSVNLEEQMMKVTANQMDYQAVATLYSKGLGMIRTAVRKS; this is encoded by the coding sequence ATGCTTCGTTCCAAGATGCATTGGCATCAGACGAGGCAACGCGTTTTGGCAGAAAATATCGCGAATGCGGATAGTCCCCAATATAGCGCCAAGGACCTTGCTCCGGTCAATTTTGACAGTGTCCTCAATATTCCGCGCGAAAGCGGGCTGCAGACACGCAAGACCAACAGTCATCACTTGCAGGGAAAAGCAATTTTTCCTGACAACAAGCTGATTGGCGAGGAAGTGGACGGGTTCGAAGTGACGCCATCAGGCAACAGTGTGAATCTGGAAGAGCAAATGATGAAGGTGACAGCCAACCAGATGGACTATCAGGCTGTCGCTACTCTTTATTCCAAAGGGCTTGGAATGATTCGTACAGCGGTCAGGAAAAGCTGA
- a CDS encoding flagellar biosynthetic protein FliO, with product MLSIESGVLVQVLIGFGVILILIFLLTWIMKKLNLVSARIARQGEDPRLSIKEVIAVDHKRRLLLVQRDHVEHLLLIGGESDLLVEHNIPAQQVQKQSSHTQMQPQQAAPVIQPPMAPPNPGQPMPAQQPTSTAAPRMQAQRSAAPAQPTPQTASGPQAAPHMQRPQDPLQRPAAYSRAPASRTNGPGPVAPLHPAERSTLQTKDSRAQQGPASEQNRQASLRETRPNMQRPTHSPAPQDQGQRAAPVSAPNAPMVKADAPARPRPGQHADPLMRASFDQQDNPEVPDSSKQTAHDQPESANKERLTPKHPAEEKGSGADGKSSEKQTAAAQLSTLEEAETPLQPTQKPPQASAEASEKDEDQKPAAQRQHPQQQAPQAQASQEPKAPQAPQQNPETPKEASPDQGAPAASQPQRPSSTPQQQQAPAESPKGDQDGQAPSLEDAKPKAEEAPSDKDDQQAEVEPLSKSASYDDEINRLLNELSSEIKK from the coding sequence ATGTTGAGCATTGAAAGCGGAGTGCTTGTTCAGGTCCTGATCGGCTTTGGCGTGATCCTGATTTTGATTTTTCTTCTGACATGGATCATGAAAAAACTGAATCTCGTATCGGCACGCATTGCCAGACAGGGTGAAGATCCAAGGCTGTCAATCAAGGAAGTGATCGCGGTGGATCACAAGCGTCGCCTGCTTCTGGTGCAGCGCGATCATGTCGAGCATCTGTTGCTCATTGGCGGAGAATCCGACCTTTTGGTCGAACATAACATTCCCGCCCAGCAGGTACAGAAGCAATCATCCCATACACAGATGCAGCCACAGCAGGCCGCACCGGTTATTCAACCGCCTATGGCACCCCCCAATCCGGGACAGCCAATGCCTGCCCAGCAGCCAACATCAACGGCCGCACCTCGCATGCAAGCCCAGCGTTCGGCAGCCCCGGCGCAACCGACGCCTCAAACAGCGTCAGGCCCCCAGGCTGCTCCTCATATGCAACGCCCACAGGATCCTCTGCAAAGACCGGCAGCTTACTCACGCGCACCTGCTTCCCGCACAAATGGTCCAGGTCCAGTAGCTCCGCTCCATCCTGCTGAACGAAGCACCCTGCAGACAAAAGACTCGCGCGCACAGCAAGGTCCTGCATCGGAACAGAATAGGCAGGCCTCTCTAAGAGAGACGAGGCCTAATATGCAGCGCCCGACGCATAGCCCGGCTCCTCAGGATCAGGGACAACGCGCCGCCCCCGTTTCAGCTCCCAATGCGCCTATGGTGAAAGCAGACGCTCCAGCACGCCCTCGACCGGGCCAGCATGCTGATCCCCTAATGCGGGCTTCGTTCGATCAGCAAGACAATCCTGAAGTGCCGGATTCTTCTAAACAGACCGCCCACGATCAGCCCGAAAGTGCCAATAAGGAGCGCTTAACGCCCAAACATCCTGCTGAGGAGAAAGGCTCTGGCGCAGACGGCAAGTCCTCTGAAAAGCAGACAGCAGCCGCACAACTTTCCACTTTGGAAGAAGCAGAGACACCCTTACAGCCAACTCAGAAGCCACCGCAAGCTTCTGCTGAAGCATCAGAAAAGGATGAGGATCAAAAGCCGGCGGCTCAGAGACAGCATCCTCAGCAGCAAGCCCCACAGGCACAAGCGTCACAAGAACCAAAGGCACCACAGGCTCCTCAGCAAAATCCTGAGACTCCGAAAGAGGCTAGCCCGGATCAAGGAGCCCCTGCAGCATCGCAGCCGCAGAGACCCAGTTCGACACCCCAACAGCAACAAGCCCCGGCAGAAAGCCCCAAGGGCGATCAGGACGGTCAAGCGCCATCTTTAGAAGACGCAAAACCAAAGGCTGAGGAAGCGCCATCAGACAAGGACGATCAGCAAGCCGAAGTCGAGCCTCTTTCCAAATCTGCGTCTTATGATGACGAGATCAACAGGCTCCTGAATGAGCTTTCGAGCGAAATTAAAAAATGA
- the fliP gene encoding flagellar type III secretion system pore protein FliP (The bacterial flagellar biogenesis protein FliP forms a type III secretion system (T3SS)-type pore required for flagellar assembly.) — protein MVIYPNPAFAQQLSIGFGDDLTLTERAVQLVALITVLSLAPSILIMVTSFTRIVVVLSLLRSALGLQTSPPNTVMVSLALFLTAFIMAPTFEEAYNTGIEPLVQGEIEPAEAFDLTSRPFHLFMRQHVRENDLALFLDMANQEAPDTPEDISLRVLVPAFMISELRRGFEIGFLIYLPFIIIDLVVASILMSMGMMMLPPVVISLPFKLIFFVLIDGWNLITGSLVRSFLGS, from the coding sequence ATGGTGATCTATCCCAACCCGGCCTTCGCCCAGCAGCTGTCCATAGGCTTCGGCGATGACCTGACCTTGACAGAACGAGCCGTTCAACTGGTCGCTCTGATCACGGTTCTGTCCCTTGCGCCTTCAATCCTGATCATGGTGACATCCTTCACCCGGATTGTTGTGGTGCTGTCCCTGCTGCGTTCGGCGCTCGGCCTACAAACGTCACCACCCAACACGGTGATGGTATCGCTGGCGCTGTTTCTGACAGCCTTCATCATGGCCCCCACCTTTGAGGAAGCCTATAATACGGGCATTGAACCGCTGGTGCAGGGCGAGATCGAACCTGCTGAAGCATTTGATCTCACATCTCGACCCTTCCACCTTTTTATGCGGCAACATGTGCGGGAAAACGACCTTGCGCTGTTTCTCGACATGGCCAATCAGGAGGCACCGGACACACCGGAAGACATCAGCCTGCGTGTTCTCGTTCCGGCCTTCATGATCAGCGAATTGAGAAGAGGCTTTGAGATTGGCTTCCTGATCTATCTGCCTTTCATCATCATCGATCTGGTGGTCGCGTCCATTCTCATGTCGATGGGTATGATGATGTTGCCGCCAGTCGTGATCTCGCTGCCGTTCAAGCTCATTTTCTTTGTGCTGATTGATGGCTGGAACCTGATCACAGGATCGCTCGTGCGAAGTTTTCTGGGGAGCTAG